The Camelus ferus isolate YT-003-E chromosome 32, BCGSAC_Cfer_1.0, whole genome shotgun sequence genome window below encodes:
- the RITA1 gene encoding RBPJ-interacting and tubulin-associated protein 1 — protein MGSMKTPMELAISGMQTLHLQQRCRGSCRVKVRPSYVDETLFGSPAGTRPAPPDFDPPWVEKASRTRGLATGASGASGSCETTSCRGSIPTLTPRKKNKYRLIRHTPSYCDESLFGSRPEGASWEAPWMAKGDAAKLHALFWTPPATPRGSHSPHPRETPVRAIHPTGPAKTEPRMAADSRRLSVDGLESPRPLGRERSHSLTHLNAPSAGRPPTGTPRTNGPRDPRPSPSGVTFRSPLVTPRAHSVSVSVPVTPRRGGATQKPKPPWK, from the exons ATGGGCAGCATGAAGACGCCCATGGAGCTGGCCATCAGTGGGATGCAGACCCTCCACCTTCAGCAGCGCTGCCGGGGCAGCTGCCGGGTCAAGGTTAGGCCATCGTATGTGGATGAGACTTTATTTGGCAGCCCTGCAGGCACCCGGCCTGCACCACCAGATTTTGACCCACCCTGGGTGGAGAAAGCCAGCAGAACCAGAGGACTGGCTACAGGGGCCTCAGGGGCTAGCGGGAGCTGTGAGACCACCTCCTGCAGGGGCAGCATCCCGACCCTCACACCAAGGAAGAAGAACAAATACAG ACTGATCAGACACACTCCTTCTTACTGCGATGAGTCACTCTTTGGCTCCCGACCCGAGGGTGCCAGCTGGGAGGCCCCATGGATGGCGAAGGGGGATGCTGCAAAGCTCCATGCCCTCTTCTGGACACCCCCAGCTACCCCTAGGGGCAGCCACTCGCCCCACCCCAGGGAGACCCCAGTACGAGCCATTCACCCAACTGGTCCCGCGAAGACAGAGCCCAGGATGGCAGCAGACTCCCGGAGGTTGTCGGTGGATGGGTTAGAGTCTCCACGCCCTCTGGGGCGGGAACGTTCCCATTCCCTCACCCACCTTAATGCCCCCAGCGCAGGTCGCCCGCCCACCGGTACCCCCCGCACAAATGGGCCTCGGGATCCCAGGCCTTCCCCGTCGGGGGTGACCTTCCGAAGCCCCCTGGTGACTCCCAGGGCTCATTCAGTCAGTGTTTCAGTGCCAGTTACCCCCCGACGAGGCGGGGCCACCCAGAAACCAAAGCCCCCTTGGAAATGA
- the IQCD gene encoding dynein regulatory complex protein 10: protein MEETQTVYQGLDLSGRTKAANKMALDMLAVAPLYPGPDINKIRLIAETTKKSTTPPKLLVPTETKLTTTETKRIMSVLDDTIHKVELVTLLSYVASNPEDLERMLGEDIMKAVREHGHLCQILLDHVGYLQEEERQLQEEDVFEDEPWFQDRLLSIELQRSHLPPLVQQVKESTKDIVRLLLNNPQAAASLLQVQPLGRSAEAQSFIDSLIELRGFLFEKLLTSPMEARDKAQFVQDISRRNRRNQEIIDTLENELAACVKNRDAEVEKENFVIQELKNQLHQVCKFSENSLLRTKLEAEKQQKADFRASQARVAKIQQDILMLRSQFHNLVSENWEAEQMLRKKKYKVETEIENWIQKYDTEMSEKQDEYQELDIIHKEEKLQLEELKQRYEVLMEEFSQIQAEQEINTKKRLEAEQEMVRMVRATTLIQALWRGYLVRSMLKSKKKKRGKNKAKDKEKGKGKGKGKEKGKGKGKGKGKK, encoded by the exons ATGGAGGAGACCCAGACAGTCTACCAAGGTCTCGATCTCTCAGGGCGCACAAAGGCTGCTAATAAAATGGCTTTGGACATGCTCGCCGTGGCCCCTCTCTACCCGGGCCCTGACATCAACAAAATAAGGCTGATAGCAGAGACAACCAAAAAGTCAACCACCCCACCGAAACTCTTGGTCCCCACTGAGACCAAACTCACCACCACTGAGACCAAGAGGATCATGTCCGTCCTAGACGACACCATCCACAAGGTGGAGTTGGTGACCCTGCTGTCATACGTGGCGTCCAATCCCGAGGATCTGGAGAGGATGCTGGGGGAGGACATCATGAAGGCAGTGAGAGAGCACGGGCACCTTTGCCAGATCCTCCTGGATCACGTCGGTTACCTGCAGGAGGAAGAACGGCAGTTGCAGGAGGAAGACGTGTTCGAGGATGAACCGTGGTTCCAAGACCGCCTCCTCTCCATAGAGCTGCAGAgatcccacctcccaccacttGTGCAGCAGGTCAAAGAATCCACCAAGGACATCGTGAGACTCCTGCTCAATAACCCCCAGGCAGCAGCCAGTCTCCTGCAGGTGCAGCCACTTGGCAGAAGTGCAGAAGCCCAGAGTTTTATTGATAGCCTGATAGAGCTCCGAGGTTTCCTGTTTGAGAAGCTACTCACTAGCCCCATGGAAGCCAGAGACAAGGCTCAGTTTGTACAGGACATCAGCAGAAGGAATCGGAGGAACCAGGAAATCATCGACACGCTGGAAAATGAATTGGCAGCATGCGTGAAGAACAGGGATGCAGAG GTGGAGAAGGAGAACTTTGTGATCCAAGAACTGAAAAACCAACTGCACCAGGTGTGCAAGTTCTCAGAAAACAGCCTCCTTCGCACCaagctggaggctgagaagcagcagaaggCAGACTTCCGGGCCTCGCAGGCCAGGGTGGCCAAGATCCAACAGGACATCCTGATGCTGCGGTCACAGTTCCACAACCTGGTCTCGGAGAACTGGGAGGCGGAGCAGATGCTGAGGAAG aaaaaatataaagtggaGACGGAAATCGAGAACTGGATCCAGAAATATGATACGGAGATGAGTGAAAAGCAG GACGAGTACCAGGAGCTGGACATCATCCACAAGGAGGAGAAACTCCAGCTGGAGGAGCTGAAGCAACGGTACGAGGTGCTGATGGAAGAGTTTTCCCAGATCCAGGCCGAGCAGGAGATTAACACCAAGAAGAGGCTGGAGGCCGAGCAGGAGATGGTGCGCATGGTGCGGGCCACCACTCTCATCCAGGCCCTGTGGAGGGGCTACCTGGTCCGTTCCATGCTCAAGTCCAAGAAGAAGAAGCGGGGCAAGAACAAAGCGAAGGACAAGGAGAAGGGCAAGGGCAAGGGCAAGGGCAAGGAGAAGGGCAAGGGCAAGGGCAAAGGCAAGGGCAAGAAATGA